One Mya arenaria isolate MELC-2E11 chromosome 5, ASM2691426v1 genomic window carries:
- the LOC128236072 gene encoding uncharacterized protein LOC128236072, with the protein MANTFEKVLNVIGKKPDLRQDFEIQDLLPWLRKKSKLFSTLKTEYLKDIVRSCSVGKYKRDDVIIKQGEIGDCFYIILAGKISIFILNKDRDGGNDGEEKDAFGAIGTLNKDGVLDRSKLGNFVTSLGTGFPFGEVALVSDDAIRTATIVAEEDTDLLVVDRALYNRAVRDVLAAEFEEKQAFIKTNDLFSSWTPKYKKQLTMAMYKEIYCYDSVLVKQGDQVNNIYFIISGQVEIRADTSQHPTQYPKLYKLLEDEREKLIKQKRHKKQHETENVQNIPPSLKKKESTIRKHKMCFLGMNESLGEVEVLMDMDTYMTTAVCTEKTEVIVLEMKHYERLFVKKHQRTIDAMRRRLEVKLNTKTSVLKEYDAIPLLKLLQLKLSLLHNPPQTPEDKKKRNETSVQVAEKLFFNHQGPLLDMDGPGSVFYMIRAREKSRLRLQQHRKDRQEARKNNHFNAHLHSIRLPQSLLMAAQIAIENEAGNDPHFDLPEISLPPPSTRIEVAKRPQNSEIDVVASQNRAELEIIPDPKGDGDKINENGDIVKEKAQENVDLLPESLLRSFRRIQSATKSTSSRSVDHDQKNGTVEIKHEHRIRSLPSSPRLRIERCKTETKLQRLETKVEEWLKKDNPKASAHVSKLRRIQLEEMETPPKPGNKIVVRRRSRGVRNDKTTHTGIGSSEFTGSALFPEKSFFSPQRSNTNVTSFANSNKEDRSLDRFKILLTN; encoded by the exons aatATCTAAAAGACATTGTCAGGAGTTGTAGCGTTGGGAAATACAAACGTGATGACGTCATCATAAAACAAGGAGAAATCGGAGATTG TTTCTACATCATCCTAGCAGGCAAAATCTCCATCTTTATCCTTAACAAGGACCGGGATGGCGGTAACGACGGCGAGGAGAAAGATGCTTTTGGGGCCATCGGGACGCTCAATAAAGACGGCGTCCTTGATCGATCGAAGCTCGGGAACTTTGTGACGAGTCTTG GAACCGGTTTTCCGTTTGGCGAAGTTGCGCTCGTTTCCGACGATGCCATCCGAACAGCTACGATCGTTGCCGAAGAGGATACGGACTTACTCGTCGTCGATCGGGCGCTGTACAATAGAGCAGTTCGCGACGTACTGGCTGCggaatttgaagaaaaacaagcatttattaAGACAAATGACCTGTTTTCTTCATGGACACCGAAATACAAGAAGCAGTTGACGATGGCCATGTATAAAGAGATTTATTGTTACGATTCTGTCCTGGTGAAACAGGGGGACCAGGTgaacaacatatatttcataatcaG TGGCCAGGTCGAGATACGAGCTGACACGAGCCAACATCCAACTCAGTACCCAAAACTGTACAAGCTACTTGAAGATGAAAGAGAAAA ACTTATTAAGCAGAAAAGACACAAAAAGCAGCACGAAACAGAAAATGTCCAAAATATCCCTCCGTCACTGAAGAAAAAAGAATCTACCATCAGGAAACACAAAATGTGCTTCCTCGGCATGAACGAGTCTTTAG ggGAAGTGGAAGTTTTGATGGACATGGACACATACATGACCACTGCCGTCTGCACGGAAAAGACCGAAGTTATCGTGcttgaaatgaaacattacGAACGCTTGTTCGTTAAAAAGCACCAACGGACCATTGACGCAATGAGACGTCGCCTTGAGGTGAAGCTTAACACGAAGACGTCAGTATTGAAAGAGTATGACGCCATACCGCTGTTGAAATTGCTTCAACTGAAGTTAAGCCTTTTGCACAATCCACCTCAGACACCGGAAGACAAGAAAAAACGAAATGAAACGTCAGTCCAGGTTGCCGAGAAACTCTTCTTTAACCACCAGG GCCCTCTACTTGATATGGACGGACCCGGAAGCGTATTTTACATGATTCGAGCTAGGGAGAAATCCCGACTAAGGCTGCAGCAACACCGGAAGGACCGCCAGGAAGCCCGAAAAAACAACCATTTTAACGCTCACCTCCATTCCATTCGTCTTCCACAATCCCTTTTAATGGCCGCCCAAATTGCAATTGAAAACGAGGCCGGAAATGACCCTCATTTTGACTTGCCTGAAATATCTTTACCTCCTCCTTCGACACGCATTGAGGTTGCGAAACGTCCTCAAAACAGTGAAATTGACGTAGTTGCGAGTCAAAACAGAGCCGAGTTGGAAATAATTCCCGACCCAAAAGGCGACGGTGACAAAATTAACGAAAATGGTGACATTGTGAAAGAAAAAGCTCAGGAAAATGTTGACCTGCTTCCAGAATCATTGCTCAGGTCATTCAGGCGCATTCAGAGTGCAACAAAGAGTACTTCCAGTCGTTCAGTTGACCATGATCAGAAAAATGGTACGGTAGAAATAAAGCACGAACACAGAATTCGATCGTTACCGTCCTCACCTAGGCTAAGAATAGAACGGTGTAAAACTGAAACGAAGTTGCAAAGGTTGGAAACCAAGGTGGAAGAATGGTTGAAGAAAGATAACCCTAAGGCATCCGCACACGTATCAAAATTAAGGAGAATACAGCTGGAG GAAATGGAAACACCCCCAAAGCCTGGAAATAAAATCGTAGTAAGACGACGGTCAAGAGGAGTGCGCAATGATAAGACTACGCATACCGGAATCGGAAGTTCAGAATTTACCGGAAGTGCACTATTTCCCGAAAAATCGTTTTTTTCGCCGCAAAGGTCAAACACAAATGTGACTTCTTTTGCTAATTCAAACAAAGAAGATCGATCGCTTGACAGATTTAAAATACTCCTCACCAActag
- the LOC128233416 gene encoding pyrimidine-specific ribonucleoside hydrolase RihA-like: MKRKTIRQTHINVLCATKMATSGQRKLLIDTDAGVDDAQAILMALKSPDVDVIGITCVAGNVDAMQVGKNVLRVLQVVNRLDIPVYIGCNEALLGDEKESSDYYHGSDGLGDVPDPEAPDKSLIQSEHAVNALIRLSKKYKGKGNITVAAEFNFYFDPEAAYVVLNQLKAPITIVTWETCMEHSIPWECYFNLRDKGGDVCKFLSSIEKKSCEYAQKQKWTTFISADVFIISCFLWPDVIKTCCDVYATVELKGQYTTGQMVVDWQKP, encoded by the exons ATGAAAAGGAAAACTATTCGTCAAACACACAT aaacGTGCTTTGCGCTACAAAAATGGCAACTTCCGGTCAACGCAAGCTTCTTATCGACACCGATGCCGGTGTTGACGATGCCCAAGCGATCCTGATGGCATTGAAGAGCCCGGATGTTGACGTCATAGGTATTACGTGCGTGGCCGGAAATGTTGACGCGATGCAAGTCGGGAAAAATGTGTTGAGAGTGTTACAGGTTGTGAATCGACTTGAC ATTCCAGTATATATCGGATGTAACGAGGCGTTGCTTGGAGACGAAAAAGAATCGAGTGATTATTACCACGGTTCGGACGGTTTGGGCGACGTACCGGATCCTGAAGCCCCGGATAAAAGTCTTATCCAATCAGAACACGCAGTTAACGCGCTGATACGACTTTCTAAGAAGTATAAAG GGAAAGGGAATATTACAGTCGCCGCGGagtttaatttctattttgatCCTGAGGCCGCTTACGTTGTCTTGAATCAACTAAAGGCGCCCATTACCATTGTCACGTGGGAGACTTGTATGGAGCATTCCATTCCATGG GAGTGTTATTTCAACCTTCGTGACAAAGGCGGGGATGTTTGCAAATTTCTTTCGTCAATCGAAAAGAAGTCATGTGAATACGCTCAGAAACAAAAGTGGACAACGTTCATATCCGCGGATGTGTTCATCATATCCTGCTTTCTTTGGCCCGACGTCATCAAAACCTGCTGTGACGTATACGCAACTGTGGAACTTAAAGGACAATACACCACGGGACAAATGGTCGTGGACTGGCAAAAGCCCTGA